The Triticum dicoccoides isolate Atlit2015 ecotype Zavitan chromosome 6A, WEW_v2.0, whole genome shotgun sequence genome has a window encoding:
- the LOC119318685 gene encoding replication protein A 32 kDa subunit A-like: protein MMFSSQVDAFSPSQFTASQNAAADSTPNKFRGASGTMPLTVKQIADAQLAGTGEKGAPFVVDGVETANVRLVGMVSGKAERNTDVSFTLDDGTGRIDFIRWVNDSADSAETAAIQNGMYVAVIGSLKGVQDKKRATAFAVRPITDYNEVTLHFIQCVRMHIENTKSKVGSPAHTNSSVGTPFSNRLSEAATPPSVKSNLAPVTSGTNGSETDFYTQVLNVFREPANIESDHGVHVDDIAKRFRLPVLKIKEAIDYHVDVGHIYSTIDDFHYKSAFVD from the exons ATGATGTTCTCGAGCCAGGTCGACGCCTTCTCGCCGTCGCAGTTCACCGCGTCGCAGAACGCCGCCGCCGACTCCACCCCCAACAAG TTCCGGGGCGCGTCGGGCACGATGCCGCTGACGGTGAAGCAGATCGCGGACGCGCAGCTGGCCGGCACCGGCGAGAAGGGCGCGCCCTTCGTCGTCGACGGCGTCGAGACGGCCAAC GTCAGGCTCGTGGGGATGGTGAGCGGCAAGGCGGAGCGGAACACGGACGTCTCCTTCACCCTCGACGACGGCACCGGCCGCATCGACTTCATCAGATG GGTGAATGATTCTGCAGATTCTGCTGAAACTGCTGCTATTCA GAATGGTATGTACGTTGCTGTCATCGGTAGCCTCAAGGGAGTTCAGGACAAGAAGCGTGCTACGGCTTTTGCAGTCAG GCCTATAACTGATTACAACGAGGTCACGCTGCATTTCATTCAGTGTGTACGGATGCACATAGAGAACACAAAATCAAAG GTTGGCAGTCCTGCGCACACCAATTCTTCTGTGGGAACTCCATTCTCCAACAGATTGAGCGAAGCGGCCACTCCACCCTCTGTGAAATCCAACCTG GCACCAGTGACCAGTGGAACAAACGGATCAGAGACAGATTTCTACACGCAGGTGCTGAATGTCTTCCGTGAACCGGCAAACAT CGAGAGTGACCATGGCGTTCATGTGGATGACATTGCCAAGCGGTTCAGGCTACCAGTACTCAAGATCAA GGAGGCTATCGACTACCATGTCGATGTCGGGCACATCTACTCGACCATCGACGATTTCCACTACAAGTCAGCGTTCGTCGACTAA
- the LOC119314794 gene encoding putative ripening-related protein 1 encodes MPPSNAHKKMTMSCLVVLALALAATVGAQECRRSGTLRPSEGHSCEDCCEAGKAYPTYRCSPPVVAGATRAIMTLNDFDEGGDGGDPSACDEVFHRNSERVVALSTGWYAGGSRCGDRIWIRANGRSVLAKVVDECDSLNGCDDEHAFQPPCRNNVVDASQAVWDALGITGEEVGEYGITWSDA; translated from the coding sequence ATGCCTCCATCGAATGCTCACAAGAAGATGACCATGAGCTGCCTCGTCGTGCTGGCACTGGCACTCGCGGCCACCGTGGGCGCGCAGGAGTGCAGGCGGAGCGGCACGCTCCGGCCGAGCGAGGGCCACTCGTGCGAGGACTGCTGCGAGGCAGGGAAGGCGTACCCGACGTACCGGTGCTCGCCGCCGGTTGtcgccggcgccaccagggccatcATGACGCTCAACGACttcgacgagggcggcgacggcggggacccGTCGGCGTGCGACGAAGTCTTCCACCGCAACTCGGAGCGCGTGGTGGCGCTGTCCACGGGGTGGTACGCCGGGGGCTCCCGCTGCGGCGACCGCATCTGGATCCGAGCCAACGGCAGGTCCGTGCTCGCCAAGGTCGTCGACGAGTGCGACTCCCTGAACGGGTGTGATGACGAGCACGCCTTCCAGCCGCCGTGCCGCAACAACGTCGTCGATGCGTCCCAGGCGGTGTGGGACGCACTCGGCATCACCGGCGAGGAGGTTGGCGAGTACGGCATCACCTGGTCAGATGCatga